A region of Vanessa tameamea isolate UH-Manoa-2023 chromosome 21, ilVanTame1 primary haplotype, whole genome shotgun sequence DNA encodes the following proteins:
- the Pig-s gene encoding GPI transamidase component PIG-S isoform X2 has translation MQEANRMWASASFVGVLIIIGLPLWWKTTEVYRVALPYDKINAFETDSHYISTELTVLANDDETAQEVARQIEKAFQESDVIKLKITKKIIPNKLQHLLDSVADEQEALEDVGAAFNIKKHNTFYVVQRKPLYQDVWVGTERVAFFRDIKACSTIVKVLEKWIYQPSVLIGARSEIADAARQVRFPSGPGYHVVLSVVHPRPQELKVNFNARDAIEDYIGSFVDELTELHNFTLKSQWLHLLDFDFEATEVPGGRVAGAERLPLLLTRLEERAATHVSERPTLNLALYVVPCRLAPLALQRYDKEIPPPVQAFMSPKWGGVVFGNPTPEECEKQVYTPPVNLIMGTFLSQLRKLLGITDKEAQAGARLEALRRAAPRAWERDALLRLRALQQLASAETSLRSLAKLLGEISNIVINDEVGASINLAVESIHRATEHMEKADLLEAHRYSQRAFLAAETAFMEPSLLALLYFPDDQKYAIYIPLFLPIMFPVVLSLKNLLLWFRGKPVHKEKTD, from the exons ATGCAAG aagcGAATCGCATGTGGGCGAGCGCCTCCTTCGTGGGCGTGCTCATCATCATCGGTCTGCCGCTTTGGTGGAAAACTACAGAAGTATACAG GGTCGCGTTACCGTACGATAAGATAAACGCCTTCGAGACCGATTCACATTACATATCAACGGAGCTGACAGTTCTAGCCAACGACGACGAGACCGCACAAGAAGTCGCGAGACAGATCGAGAAGGCATTCCAAGAATCAG ATGTGATAAAACTGAAAATCACGAAGAAAATAATACCGAATAAGTTACAACACTTACTGGACTCGGTGGCCGATGAACAGGAGGCGTTAGAAGATGTGGGCGCAGCTTTCAATATAAAGAAACACAACACGTTTTATGTCGTCCAGAGGAAACCTCTATACCAAGATGTCTGGGTCGGGACCGAGCGAGTGGCCTTCTTCAGAGatattaaag CATGTTCAACCATCGTCAAAGTTCTTGAGAAATGGATATATCAGCCATCGGTGCTGATCGGGGCGAGGTCGGAGATAGCGGACGCCGCGCGACAGGTTCGGTTCCCGAGCGGGCCCGGTTACCACGTGGTGCTGTCCGTGGTGCATCCGAGGCCGCAGGAGCTGAAAGTGAACTTCAATGCTCGAGACGCGATTGAGG ATTACATCGGTTCCTTCGTGGATGAACTCACCGAGTTGCACAACTTCACACTGAAGTCCCAATGGCTCCATCTGCTGGACTTCGACTTCGAAGCTACGGAG GTGCCGGGCGGGCGGGTGGCGGGGGCGGAGCGCCTGCCGCTGCTGCTGACGCGGCTGGAGGAGCGCGCCGCCACGCACGTGTCGGAGCGCCCCACGCTCAACCTGGCGCTCTACGTCGTGCCGTGCCGCCTCGCGCCGCTCGCGCTGCAGCGCTACG ATAAAGAAATTCCACCACCGGTGCAAGCCTTTATGTCCCCTAAATGGGGGGGAGTGGTCTTCGGCAACCCCACGCCGGAGGAATGCGAGAAACAGGTGTACACGCCACCCGTTAATCTAATCATGGGAACTTTTCTGTCTCAATTGCGGAAGCTGCTCGGCATCACGGATAAG GAGGCGCAGGCGGGCGCGCGGCTGGAGGCGCTGCGCCGCGCGGCGCCGCGCGCGTGGGAGCGCGACGCGCTGCTGCGCCTGCGCGCGCTGCAGCAGCTCGCCTCCGCCGAGACCAGCCTCAGGTCGCTCGCCAAGCTGCTCG GCGAAATATCTAACATCGTGATAAACGACGAGGTCGGGGCCTCGATCAACCTCGCCGTGGAGAGCATCCACCGCGCCACCGAACACATGGAGAAGGCCGATCTGCTGGAAGCTCACCGGTACTCGCAGCGGGCCTTCCTGGCAGCAGAGACCGCTTTCATGGAGCCGAGTCTACTGGCCCTTCTCTACTTCCCAGATGACCAAAA GTATGCAATATACATCCCTCTCTTTCTGCCCATCATGTTTCCCGTCGTGTTGTCGCTGAAGAACCTGCTGCTGTGGTTCAGGGGAAAACCCGTCCATAAAGAGAAGACTGATTGA
- the Pig-s gene encoding GPI transamidase component PIG-S isoform X1: protein MSKHDTKSETEEANRMWASASFVGVLIIIGLPLWWKTTEVYRVALPYDKINAFETDSHYISTELTVLANDDETAQEVARQIEKAFQESDVIKLKITKKIIPNKLQHLLDSVADEQEALEDVGAAFNIKKHNTFYVVQRKPLYQDVWVGTERVAFFRDIKACSTIVKVLEKWIYQPSVLIGARSEIADAARQVRFPSGPGYHVVLSVVHPRPQELKVNFNARDAIEDYIGSFVDELTELHNFTLKSQWLHLLDFDFEATEVPGGRVAGAERLPLLLTRLEERAATHVSERPTLNLALYVVPCRLAPLALQRYDKEIPPPVQAFMSPKWGGVVFGNPTPEECEKQVYTPPVNLIMGTFLSQLRKLLGITDKEAQAGARLEALRRAAPRAWERDALLRLRALQQLASAETSLRSLAKLLGEISNIVINDEVGASINLAVESIHRATEHMEKADLLEAHRYSQRAFLAAETAFMEPSLLALLYFPDDQKYAIYIPLFLPIMFPVVLSLKNLLLWFRGKPVHKEKTD, encoded by the exons aagcGAATCGCATGTGGGCGAGCGCCTCCTTCGTGGGCGTGCTCATCATCATCGGTCTGCCGCTTTGGTGGAAAACTACAGAAGTATACAG GGTCGCGTTACCGTACGATAAGATAAACGCCTTCGAGACCGATTCACATTACATATCAACGGAGCTGACAGTTCTAGCCAACGACGACGAGACCGCACAAGAAGTCGCGAGACAGATCGAGAAGGCATTCCAAGAATCAG ATGTGATAAAACTGAAAATCACGAAGAAAATAATACCGAATAAGTTACAACACTTACTGGACTCGGTGGCCGATGAACAGGAGGCGTTAGAAGATGTGGGCGCAGCTTTCAATATAAAGAAACACAACACGTTTTATGTCGTCCAGAGGAAACCTCTATACCAAGATGTCTGGGTCGGGACCGAGCGAGTGGCCTTCTTCAGAGatattaaag CATGTTCAACCATCGTCAAAGTTCTTGAGAAATGGATATATCAGCCATCGGTGCTGATCGGGGCGAGGTCGGAGATAGCGGACGCCGCGCGACAGGTTCGGTTCCCGAGCGGGCCCGGTTACCACGTGGTGCTGTCCGTGGTGCATCCGAGGCCGCAGGAGCTGAAAGTGAACTTCAATGCTCGAGACGCGATTGAGG ATTACATCGGTTCCTTCGTGGATGAACTCACCGAGTTGCACAACTTCACACTGAAGTCCCAATGGCTCCATCTGCTGGACTTCGACTTCGAAGCTACGGAG GTGCCGGGCGGGCGGGTGGCGGGGGCGGAGCGCCTGCCGCTGCTGCTGACGCGGCTGGAGGAGCGCGCCGCCACGCACGTGTCGGAGCGCCCCACGCTCAACCTGGCGCTCTACGTCGTGCCGTGCCGCCTCGCGCCGCTCGCGCTGCAGCGCTACG ATAAAGAAATTCCACCACCGGTGCAAGCCTTTATGTCCCCTAAATGGGGGGGAGTGGTCTTCGGCAACCCCACGCCGGAGGAATGCGAGAAACAGGTGTACACGCCACCCGTTAATCTAATCATGGGAACTTTTCTGTCTCAATTGCGGAAGCTGCTCGGCATCACGGATAAG GAGGCGCAGGCGGGCGCGCGGCTGGAGGCGCTGCGCCGCGCGGCGCCGCGCGCGTGGGAGCGCGACGCGCTGCTGCGCCTGCGCGCGCTGCAGCAGCTCGCCTCCGCCGAGACCAGCCTCAGGTCGCTCGCCAAGCTGCTCG GCGAAATATCTAACATCGTGATAAACGACGAGGTCGGGGCCTCGATCAACCTCGCCGTGGAGAGCATCCACCGCGCCACCGAACACATGGAGAAGGCCGATCTGCTGGAAGCTCACCGGTACTCGCAGCGGGCCTTCCTGGCAGCAGAGACCGCTTTCATGGAGCCGAGTCTACTGGCCCTTCTCTACTTCCCAGATGACCAAAA GTATGCAATATACATCCCTCTCTTTCTGCCCATCATGTTTCCCGTCGTGTTGTCGCTGAAGAACCTGCTGCTGTGGTTCAGGGGAAAACCCGTCCATAAAGAGAAGACTGATTGA
- the LOC113394130 gene encoding uncharacterized protein LOC113394130, translating to MSFKTAPKISQREKFELINSEVRSFYEYCKEAGISDEEMDIICRPLTNAVRKASIKRWTRAFLVLVMIIAIGYTVSQTDTFQWHATAIARITLIKLLPVWDWTPLYYNKCLIERSQPQNLDNDVVSTSDCITCETIRNIARVSDTTYNEVFNHHLLRGAPVIVTDAYYDWSVSELNITNFISSDDRLRDSVPCRILTNIRIGKQPMDLEEVVIRITNTDIPSWFVHFQNCDIRAVKSLRILAPRPYFLAPHIPPSHFNWLLLSKNYDTHRFKHLELDIGLIIMSQLRGKTFVQLRPRAPCEDICYTLNVQLNEGDTLVLSNSLWELDYFPGKGENMAMITETDWIET from the exons ATGAGTTTTAAAACCGCGCCAAAAATTTCTCAGCGCGAGAAATTCGAATTAATTAACTCAGAAGTGCGTTccttttatgaatattgtaagGAAGCCGGAATTAGCGATGAAGAGATGGACATCATATGTCGCCCTTTGACGAACGCTGTACGGAAGGCGTCAATCAAAAGATGGACCAGGGCATTCCTGGTTCTTGTAATGATAATAGCGATTGGATATACTGTGAGCCAGACCGATACTTTTCAATGGCATGCGACGGCAATAGCTAGAATAACATTGATAAAGTTACTACCTGTTTGGGATTGGACGCCTCTGTATTATAATAAGTGTCTCATTGAAAGATCGCAGCCGCAGAATCTGGATAATGATGTTGTTTCAACGTCTGATTGTATTACATGTGAAAcgataa GAAACATCGCTCGAGTATCAGATACGACTTACAACGAGGTTTTCAACCATCACTTGCTCAGAGGCGCACCAGTGATCGTAACGGATGCCTATTACGATTGGTCGGTCTCCGAACTGAACATAACTAATTTCATTAGCAGTGATGACAGACTCCGAGATTCCGTTCCCTGCAGGATCCTCACAAACATACGTATTGGTAAACAGCCTATGGACTTAGAAGAAGTAGTTATCAGAATAACTAACACCGACATACCGAGCTGGTTTGTTCATTTCCAGAACTGCGATATTCGGGCAGTGAAATCCCTCAGAATCCTTGCCCCGAGGCCTTACTTCCTCGCCCCCCACATTCCTCCATCGCACTTTAATTGGCTGTTGTTATCAAAGAACTACGATACCCATAGATTTAAGCACTTGGAACTCGACATAGGTCTGATTATTATGTCTCAATTGAGGGGAAAAACGTTCGTTCAATTGAGACCAAGAGCTCCCTGTGAAGACATCTGTTATACTTTGAATGTTCAGTTGAATGAGGGCGATACCCTGGTCCTGAGTAATTCTCTGTGGGAATTGGACTATTTTCCGGGGAAGGGCGAAAACATGGCGATGATCACTGAGACGGACTGGATCGAGACATAA